One Yimella lutea DNA window includes the following coding sequences:
- a CDS encoding phosphatase PAP2 family protein: protein MSTIDRTQNLRRTSSRSTQPPASAVFVLLAAMLGSALTGAVLVKVFLHNLAGARLDNRLMSFLGGPPEAFDRINAWSGTVSPVTVIAILAVTTFVAIRRDRHAVAAATVLSVLGATATTQVLKHGVFERVGSLPNSLPSGHTTAAMLWAIGAVLVSSRGWRPVVTVVGAIVASTIGVGTIAGRWHRPSDIAAAAAVCLGWAALAVLVATLVQRGARPAHSRPTGDYLKMLGVAVLVSCLAFFALGFVLGGQGIEQVAALAVLLGMVIVCAGSVTLVAWLADRELA from the coding sequence ATGTCCACGATCGACCGCACCCAGAACCTTCGCCGGACCTCGTCCCGCTCGACGCAGCCACCTGCTTCGGCAGTGTTCGTGCTGCTCGCAGCGATGCTCGGATCAGCGCTGACCGGTGCCGTCCTGGTGAAGGTGTTCCTGCACAATCTCGCCGGTGCCCGTCTGGACAACCGGTTGATGAGTTTCCTGGGGGGCCCACCCGAGGCGTTCGACCGGATCAACGCGTGGAGTGGCACCGTGTCACCGGTCACCGTCATCGCGATCCTGGCGGTGACGACCTTCGTCGCGATCCGACGTGATCGTCACGCAGTCGCTGCAGCTACCGTGCTGTCAGTTCTGGGTGCCACGGCGACTACGCAGGTGCTCAAGCACGGAGTGTTCGAACGCGTCGGCAGCCTGCCGAACTCATTGCCGAGCGGTCACACGACGGCGGCGATGTTGTGGGCCATCGGCGCCGTCCTTGTGTCATCGCGCGGTTGGCGCCCTGTCGTGACAGTCGTCGGCGCGATCGTGGCCAGCACGATCGGAGTCGGCACGATCGCCGGACGCTGGCACCGTCCGTCCGACATCGCCGCGGCGGCGGCAGTCTGCCTCGGTTGGGCCGCCCTCGCCGTCCTGGTCGCAACGCTCGTCCAACGCGGGGCCCGACCCGCACATTCGCGCCCGACGGGGGACTACCTGAAGATGCTCGGCGTGGCGGTCCTCGTGTCGTGCCTGGCCTTCTTCGCACTCGGTTTTGTGCTCGGCGGCCAGGGGATCGAACAGGTTGCAGCGCTGGCCGTCCTCCTCGGCATGGTGATCGTCTGCGCCGGCTCCGTCACGCTGGTCGCGTGGCTGGCTGACCGCGAACTCGCCTGA
- a CDS encoding SURF1 family protein, giving the protein MLRRLFTLRWIALLILLAVVVGGMGFAGLWQLNVAKDRGTNQEVAKAPTKPVVPITELLKPHETFPAIESSRRVTAQGRYEPDKQFLVADRRLDGQSGYWVVTPMIQRTTGARLVILRGFVTSPAAASKPTRNDVTVTGGMAPGESPSVGTYPAGQSGSIDLPAKLNEWGGDLYNAFLFALEEKPNATDDSITRVPPPPPNPTHGFRFVNLMYAFQWWVFAIFAIYVFWRMLRDDVYGPPERRRRPTSTDNEPTAVEESNV; this is encoded by the coding sequence GTGCTGCGTCGACTGTTCACCCTGCGCTGGATCGCGTTGCTGATCCTGCTCGCAGTGGTCGTCGGCGGCATGGGTTTCGCCGGCCTGTGGCAGCTCAACGTGGCCAAGGATCGCGGCACCAACCAGGAGGTCGCCAAGGCTCCGACCAAGCCGGTGGTCCCGATCACCGAGCTGCTGAAACCGCACGAGACGTTTCCTGCGATCGAGTCGTCCCGCCGCGTCACCGCACAGGGCCGTTACGAACCCGACAAACAGTTCCTGGTCGCAGACCGCCGCCTCGACGGGCAGTCCGGCTACTGGGTCGTGACGCCCATGATTCAGCGGACGACGGGCGCCCGACTGGTGATCCTGCGGGGATTCGTGACCTCCCCGGCCGCCGCCTCGAAGCCGACGCGCAACGATGTGACGGTGACCGGCGGTATGGCGCCGGGTGAATCTCCCTCTGTCGGAACGTATCCAGCGGGACAATCGGGTTCGATCGACCTTCCGGCCAAGCTCAACGAGTGGGGCGGAGACCTCTACAACGCCTTCCTGTTCGCGCTCGAGGAGAAGCCGAATGCGACGGACGACTCGATCACCCGCGTCCCGCCACCCCCGCCGAACCCGACGCACGGGTTCCGGTTCGTGAACCTGATGTACGCCTTCCAGTGGTGGGTCTTCGCGATCTTCGCCATCTACGTCTTCTGGCGGATGTTGCGCGACGACGTGTACGGACCACCCGAGCGTCGCCGCCGCCCGACGTCCACCGACAATGAACCGACCGCCGTCGAGGAGAGCAATGTCTGA
- a CDS encoding GMC oxidoreductase, whose product MSVEEHLHDYDVVVVGSGFGGSVAALRLAEKGYAVHVFEAGRRFEDDEFAKTSWDARRYLWAPALKCFGVQRIHKLPDVMILAGAGVGGGSLNYANTLYKPTAPFFKDAQWANITDWDEELSPHYETAKRMLGVVEENPCDGPVEQLMRDVASDLGVADSFRKTPVGVFFGESGKTVDDPYFGGEGPARTGCTECGNCMVGCRVGAKNTLMKNYIALAERRGVEFEALRTVVDLEALPEGGFRVTTERSGAWLSKDRRSVTAGQVVLAAGTWGTQTLLHGLKASGRLPQLSECLGLLTRTNSEALGGAATAKVPADMDLSKGVAITTSFHVDDTTHVENVRYGAGSNAMGLLTSLLVNGDNGPLGKAKDFAGQFAKQPMSALRIAAGPRWSERTIIALVMQTIDNSITVSGRRRFGKVRLTSRQGHGQPNPKWIPQGHRAIRAMADRLQVVAKEKALPGGTWGEIFGIPLTAHFLGGVVISDSPERGVLDPYHRVWGHPDLHVVDGSAISANLGVNPSLTITAQAERAMACWPAMGERDERPAQGEPYRRLDVPAARVPGVDLGLPTTRPV is encoded by the coding sequence ATGAGCGTCGAGGAGCACCTGCACGACTACGACGTCGTGGTGGTGGGATCGGGGTTCGGCGGGTCGGTCGCCGCGCTACGCCTGGCCGAGAAGGGCTACGCCGTCCACGTCTTCGAGGCCGGCCGCCGGTTCGAGGACGACGAGTTCGCCAAGACCTCGTGGGACGCGCGCCGTTACCTGTGGGCGCCTGCGCTGAAGTGCTTCGGTGTGCAGCGGATCCACAAACTGCCTGACGTGATGATCCTGGCCGGGGCCGGAGTGGGCGGTGGGTCGCTCAACTATGCGAACACGCTGTACAAGCCCACGGCTCCGTTCTTCAAGGACGCGCAGTGGGCGAACATCACCGACTGGGACGAGGAACTCTCCCCGCACTACGAGACGGCGAAACGGATGCTCGGCGTCGTCGAGGAGAACCCGTGCGACGGCCCGGTGGAGCAACTGATGCGGGACGTCGCGAGCGACCTCGGGGTCGCCGACTCCTTCCGCAAGACGCCGGTCGGGGTGTTCTTCGGTGAGTCGGGAAAGACCGTCGACGACCCCTATTTCGGCGGTGAGGGGCCTGCGCGCACCGGGTGCACCGAGTGCGGCAACTGCATGGTCGGCTGTCGCGTCGGCGCGAAGAACACCTTGATGAAGAACTACATCGCGCTGGCCGAACGGCGCGGCGTCGAGTTCGAGGCGTTGCGGACCGTCGTCGATCTGGAAGCGTTGCCCGAGGGTGGTTTTCGGGTCACCACCGAGCGGTCCGGCGCGTGGCTGTCCAAGGATCGTCGCAGCGTGACCGCGGGACAGGTCGTCCTGGCCGCCGGCACCTGGGGTACCCAGACACTGCTGCACGGGTTGAAGGCATCGGGACGTCTGCCGCAGCTGTCCGAGTGCCTCGGTCTGCTCACTCGCACCAACTCCGAAGCCCTCGGCGGCGCGGCGACCGCGAAGGTCCCCGCAGACATGGACCTGTCCAAGGGCGTCGCGATCACCACCTCGTTCCACGTCGACGACACCACCCATGTCGAGAACGTCCGTTACGGCGCGGGTTCGAACGCGATGGGTCTGCTCACCTCGTTGTTGGTGAACGGCGACAACGGACCGCTGGGGAAGGCCAAGGACTTTGCCGGGCAGTTCGCCAAGCAGCCGATGTCGGCGCTTCGCATCGCAGCCGGACCGAGGTGGTCGGAGCGCACCATCATCGCGCTGGTCATGCAGACGATCGACAATTCGATCACGGTCTCCGGACGGCGCCGCTTCGGCAAGGTTCGCCTGACCAGCCGCCAGGGTCACGGTCAGCCCAACCCGAAGTGGATTCCGCAGGGGCACAGGGCGATTCGCGCCATGGCTGATCGACTGCAGGTGGTCGCCAAGGAGAAGGCGCTTCCCGGCGGCACGTGGGGCGAGATCTTCGGCATCCCGCTGACCGCCCACTTCCTGGGCGGGGTCGTGATCTCCGATTCACCGGAGCGCGGCGTCCTCGACCCCTACCACCGCGTCTGGGGACACCCTGATCTGCACGTCGTCGACGGCTCAGCCATCTCGGCCAACCTGGGTGTGAACCCCTCGCTGACGATCACCGCCCAGGCCGAACGGGCGATGGCCTGCTGGCCGGCGATGGGGGAGCGGGACGAGCGCCCGGCGCAGGGCGAGCCCTATCGTCGCCTCGACGTGCCTGCCGCTCGAGTCCCCGGCGTCGACCTCGGCCTGCCGACCACCCGTCCCGTCTGA
- the guaA gene encoding glutamine-hydrolyzing GMP synthase — protein MTAPLQEHPVLVVDFGAQYAQLIARRVREANLYSEVVPHTMSAAEMLAKEPAAIVLSGGPSSVYAEGAPSLEPALLDGGVPVLGICYGFQAMVNAMGGTVEHTGLREYGATEASITDTSSTLFNGQPSEQSVWMSHGDSASKAPDGVRVTATTPGAEVAAFEDDDRKLYGVQWHPEVMHTTFGQRVMENFLWRGAGLEADWTPDAMVEELAAEVKEKIGEDRAICALSGGVDSSVAAALVQKAVGDQLTCVFVDHGLLRDGEAEQVEKDFVAATGVDLVVIDAKDRYLEALAGVSDPEEKRKIIGREFIRVFEQAARDIVADRGDEEHPVKWLVQGTLYPDVVESGGGTGAANIKSHHNVGGLPDDIQFKLVEPLRSLFKDEVRKVGLELGVPEDIVWRQPFPGPGLGIRIVGEVTAERLDILRAADKIAREELTAAGLDRDIWQCPVVLLADVRSVGVQGDGRTYGHPIVLRPVSSEDAMTADWTRVPYDVLAKISNRITNEVSEVNRVVLDVTSKPPGTIEWE, from the coding sequence GTGACCGCTCCGCTTCAGGAACACCCCGTCCTCGTCGTCGACTTCGGCGCCCAATACGCCCAGCTCATCGCACGCCGGGTGCGCGAGGCCAACCTCTACAGCGAGGTCGTCCCGCACACGATGAGCGCGGCCGAGATGCTCGCCAAGGAGCCGGCCGCGATCGTGCTCTCCGGCGGCCCGTCGTCGGTCTACGCCGAAGGTGCGCCCTCGCTCGAACCCGCCCTGTTGGACGGCGGCGTGCCGGTGCTCGGTATCTGTTACGGCTTCCAGGCGATGGTCAACGCGATGGGTGGCACGGTCGAACACACCGGACTGCGTGAGTACGGCGCCACCGAGGCCTCGATCACCGACACGTCCTCCACCTTGTTCAACGGTCAGCCCAGCGAGCAGTCGGTGTGGATGAGCCACGGCGACTCGGCGTCCAAGGCGCCGGACGGTGTCCGCGTCACCGCGACCACGCCGGGTGCCGAGGTCGCTGCGTTCGAGGACGACGACCGCAAGCTCTACGGCGTGCAATGGCACCCGGAAGTCATGCACACCACCTTCGGTCAGCGCGTGATGGAGAACTTCCTGTGGCGTGGCGCCGGTCTCGAAGCCGACTGGACCCCGGACGCGATGGTCGAGGAACTCGCCGCCGAGGTGAAGGAGAAAATCGGTGAAGACCGCGCGATCTGCGCTCTCTCCGGCGGCGTCGACTCGTCCGTGGCGGCAGCCCTCGTCCAGAAGGCCGTCGGCGATCAGTTGACCTGCGTGTTCGTCGACCACGGTCTGCTGCGTGATGGCGAGGCCGAGCAGGTGGAGAAGGACTTCGTCGCCGCGACAGGGGTCGACCTGGTCGTGATCGATGCGAAGGACCGCTACCTCGAGGCGCTCGCCGGAGTCAGCGACCCGGAGGAGAAGCGCAAAATCATCGGACGCGAGTTCATCCGCGTGTTCGAGCAGGCCGCCCGCGACATCGTGGCGGACCGTGGCGACGAGGAACACCCGGTCAAGTGGCTGGTGCAGGGCACGCTCTACCCGGACGTCGTCGAATCCGGTGGGGGCACGGGCGCTGCGAACATCAAGTCGCACCACAACGTCGGCGGCTTGCCCGACGACATCCAGTTCAAGCTGGTCGAACCATTGCGCTCGCTGTTCAAGGACGAGGTGCGCAAGGTCGGCCTCGAACTCGGCGTGCCCGAGGACATCGTCTGGCGCCAGCCGTTCCCGGGCCCCGGCCTCGGTATCCGAATCGTCGGTGAGGTCACGGCCGAGCGACTGGACATCCTGCGCGCTGCCGACAAGATCGCCCGCGAGGAACTCACCGCCGCCGGGCTCGACCGCGACATCTGGCAGTGCCCGGTGGTGTTACTCGCCGACGTCCGCTCGGTGGGTGTGCAGGGCGACGGACGAACCTACGGTCACCCGATCGTGCTGCGCCCGGTGTCGTCCGAGGACGCGATGACCGCCGACTGGACGCGGGTGCCCTACGACGTGCTCGCCAAGATCTCGAACCGCATCACCAACGAGGTGTCCGAGGTCAACCGCGTCGTCCTGGACGTCACGAGCAAGCCGCCGGGAACCATTGAATGGGAGTGA
- a CDS encoding PIG-L deacetylase family protein, whose product MSHTLVTFHAHPDDEALLTSGTMAKAAAAGHRVVLVTATDGGLGLAAGEYRDDGGLGARRLAELRRSADALGVARVVHLGYADSGMEGRAPDNGFVTASADEAAGRLAEVLDEEDADVLTSYDSGGGYGHRDHVRVHEVGALAAEMAGTKRVLEATVPRDLLVGALKAVSKVYTFPDAFDIEVYERAFTARRNITHRIDVHRHIAAKRAAMAAHASQATADDGDRTLAAFLRIPRPVYDLVFGREWFVDPAHEGPVARDVFAGLA is encoded by the coding sequence ATGTCGCACACACTGGTGACGTTCCACGCACACCCTGACGATGAAGCCCTGCTCACAAGCGGCACGATGGCCAAGGCCGCCGCCGCAGGGCACCGGGTGGTGCTCGTGACAGCGACCGACGGGGGGCTCGGTTTGGCGGCAGGTGAATATCGGGACGACGGCGGGCTCGGCGCGCGCCGGCTCGCCGAACTCCGGCGCAGCGCGGACGCACTCGGGGTGGCCCGTGTCGTCCACCTCGGTTACGCCGATTCGGGGATGGAAGGCCGAGCTCCTGACAACGGGTTCGTCACCGCGTCCGCGGACGAGGCCGCCGGACGGCTGGCCGAGGTGCTCGACGAGGAGGACGCCGACGTCCTGACCAGCTACGACTCGGGCGGCGGATACGGCCACCGCGACCACGTTCGGGTGCACGAGGTCGGTGCGCTCGCCGCCGAGATGGCGGGCACGAAACGGGTGCTGGAGGCGACCGTTCCGCGCGACCTTCTGGTCGGCGCTCTCAAAGCTGTGTCGAAGGTCTACACCTTCCCGGACGCGTTCGACATCGAGGTCTACGAGCGGGCGTTCACCGCCCGCAGGAACATCACCCATCGAATCGACGTGCACCGTCACATCGCCGCCAAGCGCGCCGCGATGGCAGCGCACGCGTCCCAGGCAACCGCGGACGACGGCGACCGCACGCTCGCGGCGTTCCTTCGCATTCCGCGCCCGGTCTACGACCTGGTGTTCGGTCGCGAATGGTTCGTCGACCCGGCCCACGAGGGCCCGGTCGCCCGGGACGTCTTCGCGGGGCTCGCATGA
- a CDS encoding sugar porter family MFS transporter encodes MSEHGPVSDEESIYDDSDTASGKSAVRIASVAALGGFLFGYDSAVINGAVSAIEKKFEVGSASLGFAVASALLGAAAGAVYAGRLADKVGRLSVMKLAAILFFISAIGTGFAQSLWMVVLFRIVGGLGVGAASVIAPAYIAEIAPAAIRGRLGSLQQLAIVTGIFTSLLVDYLLAAAAGSSHDELWLGLEAWRWMFLAMAVPAVIYGLLSTTIPESPRYLIATHKIPEARKVLSTLLGQRNLEVKIDRIQRSLHREDKPSMADLKGPALGLMPIVWIGIGLSVFQQFVGINVIFYYSNVLWEAVGFSEQDSFKITVITSVVNIVTTLIAIATVDKVGRKPLLLIGSAGMAVSLSVMAFVFQTAKVVTVDGEATPQLSDAQGITALVAANVFVVAFGMSWGPIVWVLLGETFPNRMRAAALALAAGAQWVANWVVTVSFPSLRDVSLGITYGIYAVFAVLSFIFVKKWVRETKGMELEDMAD; translated from the coding sequence ATGAGCGAACACGGCCCGGTTTCGGACGAGGAATCGATCTACGACGACTCCGACACCGCAAGTGGCAAGAGCGCCGTCCGGATCGCGTCCGTCGCGGCGCTCGGCGGATTCCTGTTCGGCTACGACAGCGCGGTCATCAACGGTGCAGTCTCCGCGATCGAGAAGAAGTTCGAGGTCGGTTCCGCCTCCCTCGGATTCGCGGTCGCGTCCGCCCTGCTCGGTGCCGCGGCGGGTGCTGTGTACGCAGGACGCCTGGCGGACAAGGTCGGGCGCCTGTCGGTCATGAAGCTCGCCGCCATTCTGTTCTTCATCAGCGCGATCGGCACCGGTTTCGCCCAGAGTCTGTGGATGGTCGTGTTGTTCCGCATCGTCGGCGGTCTCGGCGTCGGTGCGGCCTCGGTGATTGCGCCTGCCTACATCGCCGAGATCGCTCCCGCAGCTATCCGTGGGCGACTCGGGTCCCTGCAGCAACTCGCGATCGTCACCGGCATCTTCACCTCGCTGCTGGTCGACTACCTACTCGCCGCTGCTGCAGGATCGTCACACGACGAGCTCTGGCTCGGGCTGGAGGCCTGGCGTTGGATGTTCCTCGCGATGGCCGTCCCCGCGGTGATCTACGGACTGTTGTCGACCACCATCCCTGAGTCGCCGCGTTACCTGATCGCCACCCACAAGATCCCCGAAGCTCGCAAGGTGCTCTCCACCTTGCTCGGTCAGCGCAACCTCGAGGTGAAGATCGACCGGATCCAGCGGTCGCTGCACCGCGAGGACAAGCCGTCGATGGCCGACCTCAAGGGACCCGCGCTCGGACTCATGCCGATCGTCTGGATCGGCATCGGATTGTCGGTCTTCCAGCAGTTCGTCGGCATCAACGTGATCTTCTACTACTCCAACGTGCTTTGGGAGGCCGTCGGATTCAGCGAGCAGGACTCGTTCAAGATCACCGTCATCACCTCGGTCGTCAACATCGTCACCACGCTCATCGCAATCGCCACCGTCGACAAGGTCGGGCGTAAACCGTTGCTGCTCATCGGTTCTGCCGGAATGGCCGTCTCACTGTCGGTGATGGCGTTCGTGTTCCAGACCGCGAAGGTCGTCACCGTCGACGGCGAGGCCACCCCACAGTTGAGCGACGCGCAGGGCATCACCGCCCTCGTCGCGGCCAACGTGTTCGTGGTCGCGTTCGGCATGTCCTGGGGACCCATCGTCTGGGTGCTTCTCGGCGAGACCTTCCCCAACCGGATGCGCGCCGCTGCGCTCGCCCTGGCCGCCGGCGCCCAGTGGGTCGCCAACTGGGTCGTCACCGTCAGCTTCCCGTCGCTGCGTGACGTGTCGCTCGGCATCACGTACGGCATCTACGCAGTGTTCGCGGTGCTGTCGTTCATCTTCGTCAAGAAGTGGGTGCGCGAGACCAAGGGCATGGAACTGGAGGACATGGCCGACTGA
- a CDS encoding lysylphosphatidylglycerol synthase transmembrane domain-containing protein, with translation MTEPDMELAQDTIDVQPEMPKFTWKSAVNALLGMGLAAALIIWGLPWLAKTTWTEIGVRLQTVGLLPSLGFAALMLAGLWIYTFTLTASWPGITHTRAAIVNVTGSAVANTMPGGGATALAASWVILRSWGFKRRAISTGLIVSGVWNVLARIALPLIGIVLVSRNKHDLPPAVSNGAWWGGVAGLLLLVGFIVALTSPVRTRKLGSWLDRRVSPLIARVRKGRQPRLEHLLVDQQSRMSALTRRGWFPMTLGVVGQLLIWFVLFWQIMRAVGVDLPVTDLFAAYAIGSLLRAVGITPGGLGVAEAGIILVLGSWGADHTSAAAGALLYAIFTNVAEIPLGALGWLAWWMGPKAAHAAEDD, from the coding sequence ATGACCGAACCCGACATGGAACTCGCGCAGGACACCATCGATGTCCAGCCCGAGATGCCCAAGTTCACCTGGAAGAGCGCGGTCAACGCGCTGCTCGGGATGGGGCTGGCAGCCGCCCTCATCATCTGGGGGCTGCCCTGGCTGGCCAAGACCACCTGGACGGAGATCGGAGTTCGGCTGCAGACGGTCGGTCTGCTCCCCTCGCTCGGATTCGCCGCGCTCATGCTGGCCGGCCTGTGGATCTACACCTTCACGCTCACCGCGTCCTGGCCGGGAATCACTCATACGCGGGCCGCGATCGTCAACGTCACCGGCTCTGCCGTCGCCAACACGATGCCCGGCGGCGGTGCGACGGCGCTCGCCGCCAGTTGGGTGATCCTACGGTCGTGGGGATTCAAACGACGGGCCATCTCCACCGGTCTCATCGTCAGCGGCGTGTGGAACGTCCTGGCGCGGATCGCCTTGCCGCTCATCGGGATCGTGCTGGTTTCCCGCAACAAGCACGACCTCCCACCGGCGGTGAGCAACGGCGCCTGGTGGGGCGGGGTCGCCGGCCTGCTGCTCCTGGTCGGCTTCATCGTCGCGCTCACCAGCCCGGTCCGTACCCGAAAGCTCGGCTCCTGGCTGGACCGCCGAGTCAGCCCGCTCATCGCTCGGGTGCGCAAAGGTCGCCAACCGCGCCTCGAGCACCTGCTCGTCGACCAACAGTCGCGGATGTCCGCCCTCACCCGGCGTGGTTGGTTCCCGATGACGCTCGGGGTGGTCGGACAACTGCTGATCTGGTTCGTGCTCTTCTGGCAGATCATGCGGGCGGTCGGTGTGGACCTGCCGGTGACCGACCTGTTTGCCGCGTACGCCATCGGTAGCCTGCTGCGCGCCGTCGGCATCACCCCGGGGGGTCTGGGCGTGGCCGAGGCCGGCATCATCCTGGTGCTGGGTAGTTGGGGCGCCGACCACACCTCCGCCGCGGCCGGCGCGCTGCTCTACGCGATCTTCACCAACGTGGCCGAGATCCCGCTCGGCGCACTGGGTTGGCTCGCCTGGTGGATGGGACCCAAGGCCGCGCATGCGGCCGAGGACGACTGA
- a CDS encoding glycosyltransferase family 4 protein: MKVALLSDCYLPRLGGIEVQVHDLARHLTRAGHEVVAFTATREPGQRRNELEIIDGIPVHRLAIPMPHGLPINPLAPPTLRRLLRAGQFDVAHVHMGVVAPFSMDCARVALDLDLPTAVTWHSLHARMEAPIRLAGYVARWAKSGAALSAVSGVAAAPVMSLAGLQHKVAILPNGIDTQQWAPLPRRPKSPDEPVRIVSAMRLMGRKRPLELLDIVHEARRQVPDVDVRLEVLGDGPLRGKVESKVRRLRAQNWFSAPGRMTRMQVQERYRLSDIYIAPAELEAFGIAALEARTTGLPIVAPRKSGVSEFVEHRVNGLLAGDDAGMSDALVRLLTDVSMREKMIAHNTSVLPKESWPSVVQMVEAEYERAIEQMNER; encoded by the coding sequence GTGAAGGTGGCCCTGTTGTCGGACTGCTACCTGCCCAGGCTGGGCGGTATCGAGGTCCAAGTACACGATCTGGCCCGTCACCTCACCCGCGCCGGGCACGAGGTTGTCGCCTTCACCGCCACCCGCGAGCCGGGCCAGCGACGCAACGAACTCGAGATCATCGACGGTATCCCTGTGCACCGCTTGGCGATTCCGATGCCGCACGGCCTGCCGATCAACCCGCTCGCCCCGCCGACGTTGCGTCGTCTGCTGCGTGCGGGACAGTTCGATGTGGCCCACGTCCATATGGGGGTCGTTGCGCCGTTCTCGATGGACTGCGCCCGGGTCGCGCTCGACCTGGATCTGCCGACCGCCGTCACCTGGCACTCGCTGCACGCCCGGATGGAGGCGCCGATCCGCCTGGCGGGTTATGTCGCGCGGTGGGCCAAATCGGGTGCCGCGCTGTCTGCGGTCTCCGGTGTCGCGGCGGCGCCGGTGATGTCGCTGGCCGGGCTGCAGCACAAGGTCGCGATCCTGCCCAACGGCATCGACACCCAGCAGTGGGCACCGTTGCCGCGTAGGCCCAAGAGTCCGGACGAGCCGGTACGCATCGTGTCGGCGATGCGTCTGATGGGTCGCAAGCGCCCCCTCGAACTGCTCGACATCGTGCACGAGGCACGCCGTCAGGTGCCGGACGTCGACGTTCGGCTCGAGGTACTGGGGGACGGACCGCTGCGCGGAAAGGTCGAGAGCAAAGTGAGGCGCCTGCGTGCGCAGAACTGGTTCAGCGCGCCCGGACGAATGACGCGGATGCAGGTGCAGGAGCGGTATCGCCTCTCCGACATCTACATCGCGCCGGCGGAGCTCGAGGCCTTCGGTATCGCGGCGCTCGAGGCACGGACCACCGGGCTCCCGATCGTGGCGCCGCGCAAGAGCGGGGTGTCGGAGTTCGTGGAGCATCGCGTCAATGGCCTACTCGCGGGCGACGACGCCGGTATGTCGGACGCGCTCGTCCGGCTCCTCACCGACGTCTCGATGCGGGAGAAGATGATCGCGCACAACACGTCGGTGCTACCGAAGGAGTCGTGGCCGAGCGTCGTGCAGATGGTCGAGGCGGAGTACGAGCGCGCGATCGAGCAGATGAACGAGCGCTAG
- a CDS encoding DUF3817 domain-containing protein, with protein sequence MSEQYPIEDPQRVRSALTFFRITALIAGVALIVLVVEMVLKYGMDNDALAWWSPVHGLLFMGFVAATYNLGSKLRWHMGRMVGYILTAFVPLLSFWLEKKVTREVQGQLAGAGHPAR encoded by the coding sequence ATGTCTGAGCAGTACCCGATCGAGGACCCTCAGCGAGTCCGCAGCGCCCTGACCTTCTTCCGCATCACCGCGCTGATCGCCGGAGTCGCGCTGATCGTGTTGGTGGTGGAGATGGTGCTCAAGTACGGGATGGACAACGACGCCCTGGCGTGGTGGTCGCCGGTGCACGGGCTGCTGTTCATGGGTTTCGTCGCCGCCACCTACAACCTCGGCAGCAAGCTGCGCTGGCACATGGGGCGCATGGTCGGATACATCCTCACCGCGTTCGTGCCACTGCTGTCGTTCTGGCTGGAGAAGAAGGTCACTCGTGAGGTGCAGGGGCAGCTGGCCGGGGCGGGGCACCCCGCTCGATAG